A genomic window from Planctomycetia bacterium includes:
- a CDS encoding molybdopterin-dependent oxidoreductase, whose protein sequence is MELPIYERTDRVPLPPKDARVQTTACAYCAVGCGYKVYTWPVGTEGGPTAKENAFGADFPTGFEGFWVSPNQHNIVLVGGKPHYCVVVPDSDATVVNPGGNHSIRGGTLALKCYTSTGPTQDRLQFPQVRVRGTLVRVSWDTAIEVMAAVSQHVLTKYGEAAWGMKTYSYEFFENTYAISKLAFESIKTPAFAVHDKPSMSNDTAGMDDAGIVTFSAAYEDFKAASVLFISGTDPYESKTVVFTEWMMRSKAKMIFVVPRRTMGVAYAEANGVLFLQIVPGTDALLHMALSRVILENGWEDKEFIEQWVANTWEIDSGFGRGSRNTPW, encoded by the coding sequence GTGGAACTGCCGATCTACGAACGCACCGACCGTGTGCCGCTCCCGCCCAAGGACGCTCGGGTGCAAACCACAGCTTGTGCGTACTGTGCGGTCGGTTGCGGCTACAAGGTCTACACCTGGCCGGTCGGCACGGAGGGTGGTCCGACCGCGAAGGAGAACGCCTTCGGTGCCGATTTTCCGACCGGGTTCGAAGGGTTTTGGGTCAGTCCAAACCAACACAACATCGTCTTGGTTGGCGGCAAGCCACACTACTGCGTCGTCGTGCCGGACTCCGACGCCACGGTTGTCAATCCCGGCGGCAACCATTCCATCCGGGGCGGCACGCTGGCACTCAAGTGCTACACGTCCACGGGGCCAACGCAGGACCGCCTTCAATTCCCCCAAGTTCGGGTGCGCGGCACGCTGGTGCGGGTGAGTTGGGACACCGCCATTGAGGTGATGGCGGCGGTCAGCCAGCACGTCCTGACGAAGTACGGCGAAGCAGCGTGGGGAATGAAGACGTATTCCTACGAGTTCTTCGAGAACACCTACGCCATTTCTAAGCTCGCCTTCGAGTCGATCAAGACCCCCGCGTTCGCCGTCCACGACAAGCCGTCGATGTCGAACGATACTGCCGGCATGGACGACGCGGGGATCGTCACCTTCAGTGCCGCTTACGAGGACTTCAAGGCCGCGAGCGTCCTGTTCATTTCCGGCACCGATCCTTACGAGTCGAAGACCGTCGTCTTCACCGAATGGATGATGCGGTCGAAGGCGAAGATGATTTTCGTCGTCCCCCGCCGCACGATGGGCGTGGCCTACGCCGAGGCAAATGGCGTTTTGTTCCTCCAGATCGTTCCCGGTACGGACGCCTTGTTGCACATGGCCCTCAGCCGGGTGATCCTCGAAAACGGCTGGGAGGACAAGGAGTTCATCGAGCAGTGGGTGGCGAACACCTGGGAGATCGACAGCGGCTTCGGTCGCGGGTCGCGGAACACCCCTTGGC
- a CDS encoding Fe-Mn family superoxide dismutase, which yields MFLFASSGAAAGSVLVPGFAEADDADTSLFSGSGLTTGKPKPLKHKSVPGFLSEAQIAPHHIAHYGGALKAFAGAEAKFEESFTKGTVIDSAAFERLKQIQSSRGDSVILHELYFDGLALKATAPPEALTTAIEKRFGSVDKWTADFVASAKAAAGWAMLVVHPVNGRLYNVVSDEHAQGPLWLAVPLVVIDVYEHAFYIDYQNKKADYVENFLSFIDWAEADRRFRKVANDK from the coding sequence TTGTTCCTGTTCGCCTCGTCCGGGGCCGCAGCCGGCTCTGTGCTCGTTCCGGGCTTTGCCGAGGCCGACGATGCAGACACATCGCTTTTCTCCGGAAGCGGTTTGACGACTGGCAAACCAAAGCCCCTGAAGCACAAGTCGGTTCCCGGGTTTCTGAGCGAAGCCCAGATTGCCCCACACCACATTGCCCACTACGGCGGCGCGTTGAAGGCGTTCGCTGGGGCTGAGGCCAAATTTGAGGAGAGCTTCACGAAGGGGACGGTTATTGACTCCGCAGCATTCGAGCGGTTAAAGCAGATTCAGTCGAGTCGGGGCGACAGTGTGATCCTTCACGAACTGTACTTTGACGGCCTTGCCCTCAAGGCGACCGCTCCACCCGAGGCGCTCACGACGGCAATCGAGAAGCGATTCGGGTCAGTAGACAAATGGACGGCGGACTTCGTGGCGAGTGCGAAGGCGGCGGCGGGGTGGGCCATGCTAGTCGTCCACCCAGTCAACGGCAGGCTGTACAACGTGGTCAGCGACGAACACGCCCAAGGCCCTCTGTGGCTGGCGGTACCACTGGTTGTGATCGACGTGTACGAACACGCCTTCTACATCGATTACCAGAATAAAAAGGCCGACTACGTCGAGAATTTCTTGAGCTTCATCGACTGGGCCGAGGCCGATCGGCGGTTCCGTAAAGTCGCGAACGACAAGTGA